The genomic segment TCCGCGAGCATCATCACGGAAGACCTCTCGGAAGCCAACCACTTCGTCGACGAGGTCGAAGCCGGCGTCGTGAAAATCAACGAGAAGACCACTGGTCTCGAACTGCACGTTCCGTTTGGCGGTACGAAAAACTCCTCCAGTGAGACGTGGCGCGAACAGGGTGACGCTGGTCTGGACTTCTTTACCACCTCCAAGACGGTGTACCTCAACTACTGATAAACATCGGCTACTGTCGTTCGAACTATCTCGGTGAATTCTTTCGAGAACAGTTTTTGCGAGTAGCTGGCAACGAACCTCATTTCCGCACTCAGAACAGTTGTTCTGTACTGCAGAACGAAAACGTATAACATTGCCGACCGTAAATAAAATGACATTCTCATGACTCGAAACGTATCGGCGACGCTACTCTATCCGATAATAGCTGCCTCTCGGATCCCAACAGTCGCCATCTTCCCTCTCCAGAACAGGCGTTCTGTAGAACAAAACAGAACAGTGCAGGGGCCCCGATCCACCGACTCATTACACGAGTACAAGTGTAATTCTCGGGGTGGTTCGACCACGACCATTACCCGATCGGTCACTCGAGTGCAGTGGTGATTCGCGCCTTCATCTTCGAGAAGATACCCTTTAGAGCCAGCTGGACCGGTCTCGCATCACCGATTATAGTGATAACTGAGACGATTTTCACACGGATCGCGCACTCCTTGTTCGATCAGGTGTACAGTGACGTTCTTCGATCACAGTACACTGCCATATGCTAACAAGAAATAGTGGTAATAATAGTACGTGTACTGCCCGAGGCCATCCACTTTGTTACTAGGGGGCAGGTACATCGTTCTGATAGATAGAACAATAGATCGAGAGTAACTACAAGTACCAAGAGTGAATCGTATCCATCATGGGCCGCGCGAACACCCCCGTCGAATCGGTCGAAACACTTCTCTCAGTGGTAGAGTTTCTTGAACAATCCGGAGAAGCAGGCGTAACGGAGATCGCCAAGGCCGTTGATGTCTCGAAAAGCACAGTTCATAATCACCTCACAACGCTCCGGCAAAGAGGCTACGTCGTCAACGAAGACGGTCAATACCGCCTTGGACTACGCTTCCTTCGCATTGGTGAAACGACGCGGATGCGGACAGACCTTTTCGAAATCGCACGTCCGCAAATCGAAACCCTTGTCGAGGGAACCGATCTAGTCGGCAATCTAGCTGTCGAAGAACTGGGAAGTGGGGTGTATCTGTATCGGTCTCGCGGAAGCGACGAGATCGAATTTTCGACGCGAGCCGGTGAGAGACACGACCTGCACTGTACAGCCACCGGGAAGTCGATTCTCGCTCATGTATCGCCTGAACGATTTGAAGCGCTCCTTGATTCGATCGACCTCGTTAGTTACACGGCACAAACGATCACTGAGAAAGGCGAACTGCTGGATGAGGTCGATCGGGTCCGTAACCGCGGTATCGCATTCGACGAGGAAGAGTATGGGCGAGGGCTTCGATGTGTTGGCGTTCCAATATTCGGCCCCGACGACACGGTGATCGGCGCAATCAGCCTTTCGGGGCCTGCGGCAGATATGAACGGGACCTGGTATCGAGAAACGCTCCCAGAGCGACTACAAGCGACAAAAAACCGAATTGAGGTGAATCTCCGCGATTATTGATAGAATCGATTGGCTAGCACCGTCTATAGTACAACTGAAACTGTTTACACACTGATCGCACAGTCCACATGCGATCAGGTTTGCAGTGACGGTCAGTGGCTACTATAGCGTGCTTCGAGCATTACGTGATACCGGTAAGCTACTGTGCGTCCTTTCGGACGTTCTTGTGGGTGGAAAGGAGTCTGTTGATCTGACTGACAAAGAGCGTGAAGAACATGAAGCACTCCTACGATCACATCGCTCTAGACGGCTGCTCCGAGAGTGCAATAAAGACTGAAAGCAGTTAGCTTGAAGACATACCGAGCAACGTTAGTTTACGCCCCATTCGTCGAAGAGTTCTTCTTTCGACTGAAGGCCATCATCTGGGAGAGCGTGATTGATTACATACGAGCCCTCTTCATGGTTGTTCTCCCACAGATCTTGATGGGCTTTCGGAGTATCTTCCCATGGTGTGAGATGTGTCCCTGGCACGTCGAACACGTCCAATTCTATTTCCTCGTTCATTTCAAGCACCTCGTAGGTGTTTTTCATATGTGTGCCAAAAATTTCGGTCGTCGGCATGTAGATCCGACGTTGGCGCATCCATACCTGTGGCGCATAGAACGAATGTCGTTGCCCTGACATGTCTTCCGAAAAGACGACTTTTCCCTCGAACGGTGCACAGAGCATCGTCGAGAGTGCCAGTGTGTTCTGGCTAGCACGTTCGAAGACGACTTCCGGATTGCCACGCGGGTTGTTCGGCGTCGCAAGGAGGTCACTGACCGCGATACCCATCGGCTTGAACATCTTCCCCATATACTCGCCGATGGTAGCGGCGAGTGCGTCAGGTTCGGATGGATCCGGGAGATGCGGCAGTGAGTCGAGATACTCGAACCCGTCACTCTCTTCGTTGAGTGTCTCGATGCTTACTGTTCCTTCGACATCGTACTCGGATTCGACGTACTCGGCCTGTTCATCAGTTGCCGTAACGACGGCAACACGAGCATTGTGCTCGAGCGCCGTTTGTACCGCCGCTTCAGCGACAGTATCGTGGGTACCATCGATGTCTTCCGGCGTCCCGTACCAAACGAGCGTTGGATCGCCGGCCTGAAGGTCAGCACGATGGAACACTGCCTCCGGGGTCGTTTGGCCCGACTTCCCCATAAATGCCATCTCGTAGCCAGTCGAGGCTCCGAAGAACGTCAATCGTCCACCCTCGTCCAACAGCTGGTACGATCGGGAGAAGGCGTGTGCACCTGCGTGAGAGACGACGTAGTCCGCGAGTTCGCCATCGTTCTTTTCCCGGTACTCCTCAAGGAGCGGCTCTCCAGCGGCTTCCCAGTCGTCCCATTCTTCGGGGTCGTTCGGAACCATCCGCATCGCGTCAACGAGTTCGGGACGCTTCCGGTCGATGTAGGCGTCAGCGCCATTGTCAAGTGCGCGTTCGCCGCGTTCGTCGCTCGAGACGAGGCCGGTAATGTTCATGTTTCGACTCGTCGCCATCTGGACGGCGTCACGTCCGGTCCCCGTCGAGGCACCCTCGACGAAGAGATTCGAACCGGGATCGACATCGAGCGTGTTGAACAGCGCCCGGTAGATGGTCCCCATCGTCAGAATACAACTGCCCGCTTTTGTGAGGTCGAGGTTCTCTGGCGGCTCAAAGAGTTGCGTTCCCTGGGCAATCATAAATTGCTGGTGAGAGCCATCCGGGGTCTGATACCCCTGAATGGTGAAGTCAGCATACATCGGGTCACGGCCGGCTTTTGGCGAGAGTGCGTCGAACTGCCCGGAATATACGTGAACCAGATCACCGACTTCGATTCGCCCTTGTTCCTCGAGTCCATCGCCAACGTCGGCGACGAGTGCGAGCCCGCCTGAGCCGGTCACGTGCCAGTCACGGTCGTGTTGCTCGAAGGTCGACACAGGGAGTGATAGCCCACGCATCGTTGTAGTTGACCTCCGAGGTGAGCATGTAGAGCAACGCGTCGTTCGGTCCGGGCTCCTCGACAGAGATGACAACCTCTTTTTCAGCACCATCTTCGAATGGTTCACCGTGGTCCGGATTCCCGTCCTCATCGCCGGTGACGGCCCACGCGAGTTGGTAGTCCGGAATCGGCGTTTCACCCGGTTGGAACGGCGCATCGTGTTCCAGGAGGTCGCCGCTCTCGATTAGTTCGCGTTTCTTTTCGTCGGTTACGTCGGTCAGTGGTAGCTCTTCGTTCATGTTATCGTATCGCTCTGAGTCGGCTTTCGCGTCTCTCCCAGTGTCCCAACTGTACACACCCATCGTTAGCGTGGAACGTACAACTGGACGTGTTCTCCATGATACGGTGGCCAGTAATAAAACTAATCATGCCGGAAATTACATGTTCCTGATTTAATCGGGTTTAGCAGCTCGTTCATGGAGTGTCCCATTGGCCCCTCAACTGAGGTATACATCGGTTGCTTTTCGTTCGAATTCTCAGTCGTCATCTTCTGCGAGGTCGGTTCGGTTAGCCGGTGCTCTCTGTTCTCTCGGGCTATACTCGACGAAGTTCGATTGATACCGTCTCCGTGCGGTGACGATCATCGCGTACACGATAACGAGGAAGAAAATCGTAAACGGGAGTCCGAGGACGACAGAGAACGACTCGAGTGCTCGAGTTCCCGGCAGACTGAGCGTCATTACGCCGAGCGCAGCAAGTACGAGGCCCCAGATAGCACGGTTCCGCGCGTTCGGCTCCTCGTTTCCCATTGCGATCGCAGCGAGCATGAACACTGCCGAGTCGAGTGACGTGATGACGTACCCAGTCAGTGCGAGGATAAAGAGCACCCCGAGGACGGACGTAAGGGGTGTGACGTTAATCGCTTCTGCAAGTGCTGCGGGAATTCCCTGTTCGCTCAGCGCGGTGGAAACGGGACCGTAGTTACTCGATGAAAGTGCCCATCCACCGAGGATGGCGTGCTGGACGAAGAGGAAGCCGGCAGGGACGATGCTGAGACCGATCGTCGTCTCGCGTACCGTCCGCCCCTTCGAGACCCGAGCGACGAAACTCCCGACGAAGAGGCCCCATGCAGCATACCAGGCCCACCAGAAACTAGTCCAATCCTGCGGCCACAAACTGCGATCGACCGGATCAGTGTACAGCATGAGTCGCGGCAGATTGTTGAGCCAGATACCGAGCGAGTCGAGACCGAGTTCAGCCATGAACATCGACGGGCCGACGAAGACGAGAATACTCATCAACACTGCGATCACGACCATCGTCGCACGTGCCATGTTCTGAATGCCGCTGCGCAGACCGAGCCACACGTCACCGAGGAATATCAGTCCGATAATACCGAACAGGCCGTAGGTCACGATTCCTGAGGAGAATCCGAACACGTTCGACATGATGGTCGACAACTGCTGGCCGATGAACCCAAGCGTCGTCGCAAGACCGCCGATCATCGTCACGAGTGCCATGAGGTCCGTCACCCAGTAGAGCGCGCCCCAGCGCTCTTCATCGAGAATCGGCTTCAACATCGAACTGAACTTGAATTCGTCGTCGTTCCAAACGATGAGTCCGAACGCGAGCGAGACCGGTAAGTACCACGCCATAATCGCCGGGAAGATGTCATGCATGTACATGAACGCGAGTGCGACGCTCTCGACCGGTGCGCCCTGTACCGGCAGCGGGTTCGGCGGGCTGCTGACGATATAGATGGGCTCTGCGACACCCCAGAAGATGACCGCCGAGGCGAAGCCCACGGTAAATATCATCGAGATCCACGAGAAGTAGCTGAACTCCGGTTCAGCGTCCTGTCCCCCGATTCGAAGCCGTCCGTACCGAGAGAACGAGAAGACAATCATCGCGACCGTGAGCACGAGTGACAGTAGAATGAACCACCAGCCGAAGTAATTCAGTACGAAGTCATACGCACTGGTCATTGTCGAGTTGAGCAAACTCGGTGAAACTATTCCTACTACCGCGAGCCCGACTACGAGCCCGATCGAGAGGAAGAAGAGTGATTTCTCCGATCTATTCGTGTCCTCTAAGCCGAGGAGGTACCAGCCATCTACCATGCTAACAAGTAACGCTTACAACCTATCCCCTTAAAGATTGTGTTAATTGATAGTCACCATCACGAGAATGTTGTTACCAGTCATGAAAGACCGACCTCGTCGCGGACAACGCTCCGCCGAAGTTCTACTGACGAGGCCGATTTACTCGTCAGTATCGAGAATGATACTTGCGTCGGCGATGACGGTACCGTCAGGCGAGGCAAACACCGGATTCAGATCAAGTTCGGTAATCGATGGGTTTGCCGTTGCGATCTCCGAAACATCCACGAGGAGATCGACGAGCGCTTCGCGGTCAATACCTGCATTACCACGAACGCCGTCGAGGAGCTCCTGTGCGTCGATCTCGTTCACCAGGGATCGGGCGTCGTGCTCCGTGAGCGGAAGTGCTCGAAACGCGACGTCGCGCATCACCTCCACGAAAATTCCGCCGACACCGAACATGAGCACCGACCCTACTTCTTCGTCACGTAGTACGCCGACGATAAGTTCGACAGCGGGATCAAGCATCGGAGAGACTAAAACGCCGTCGACGACACAGTTGGGATCGTACGATTTCGCATTGTCGACGAGCGTAGTGAAGTTCTCTCTGACTGCAGCTTCGGTGTCGACATCCAGAGCGACGCAGTCCGCTTCCGTCTTATGTACGATATCGTCGCTCACCGCCTTCATTGCAACTGGCCCCTCGTACTCCGCCGCGGCATCGGCGGCCTCGGCGGCCGTGGTCACGAGGTCGAATGGTGCCACTGGAAGTCCTTCTGCGTCGAGCAACTGCTTTGAGTGAAATTCCGACAGTTGTCGTTTCCCCGCGTCGAGTGCGTCGCGAACGAGGCTGTGTTGTTCGTGGCCGCCCCCAAGCTGGAAGGTAGATTTGGTGTCGGCGGTCGACAGATGCGCGCCGTATTGAGAGAGCTTTTCGAGGCTCGCGATGGCGACATCGAGTGATCCGTAGGTAGGAACGCCCGCCTCCTCGAGCGCATCAAGTGCAGGGGATCCCTGCGTTCCGTAGATACAGTGGACTGCAATGGATGTGTCGTACTCCTCGACGAGTGAAGCGATCCGGCGTGCGACATCGGGTTCCTGCCCTGTGTCCCCATCTCCAGGGCCACGAGATTCGTACGCGCCGAACACCCCCGTCAGTAATAACGAATCAACTGCAGGGTCGGCAACGAGTGCTTCTGCACAGTCATAGAAGATCGATAGGTCACCGTCGCCCTGTAGTCCCATCATGTCGACTGGATTCGTGACATTTGGAGCATCAGGGACGAGTTCACGCAGTCGTTCTCGAGTCGACTCGCTAAGCGCCGTCACCGACAGCCCACGGTTGCTGAGACTGTCCGCCGCGAGCGTCGCGTTCCCGCCACCATCGGTGAGAATAGCCACGTTATCACCGGCTGCTGGTGGCAGTTTGGCGAGCGCATCGGCCACTGGTACCACGTGGTCAGATCGGTTGACCTGAATGACTCCTGCCTGTTCGTAGGCAGCGTCGAGTACGTCACTGTCACCCGCCAGTGAAGCAGTGTGTGACTGGACGGACTGTTTACCTTCCTCTGTCAGCCCACCTTTGAGGACGACGATCGGTGTGGTTTGGACCACCTCACGTGCCGTCTGAAGGAACGCACGCCCATCCGACATGCCATCGACGTAGAGTGCGATCGCATCAGTGTGTTCGTCGTCGTCAAGGAACTCGAGATAGTCGTGAAACTCGAGATCCGTTTCGTTGCCGACGCCGATATTAAAACTGAATCCCGTCGAATTCCGACCTTCAGCGTGGGAGCCGAACTCCAGCCCGATGTTGCCGCTCTGGGCCAACAGCGCGATGTTTCCCTTGGGCATCTCGTACCCGCCGAGAAGGTTCAGGCCGGTGTGGAGGTTATAGATACCCTGAATGTTTGGCCCAATAAGTGCGACCCCGCAGTCGCGGGCAGTGTCCCGAATCGCCGCTTCAAGCCCCTCCTCACCGGCCTCGCTGAAGCCAGCGGCGATGACGACAGCGCCGGCGGCACCGGCATCACCACACTCTTCAACGATATCAGGAATCGTCTCAGCCGGCGTCGCGATGAACGCCAGGTCGATCGTACCTGGCGTCGCTGCGACGCTGTCATACACTGTGAGTCCTCGAATCTCGCTATCGTATTTCGGGTTGACTGGGTAAATCTCGCCGTCGTAGCCGCTTTCTTGCAGGTCTTTGATCGTCTGATTGCCGCGTTTGCTCGTGTCTTTCGATGCGCCGATTACCGCCACTGTCTCGGGGTTGAACACCCGTTCTAACTGCAACGACGGGTGTTCAGCCGAATTGTTGAGCGTGCTCATGGTGATCCTCTGGTCTCAAGCCACTGTGAGGTGTGTCATGATATTCGCAGACATCAGTATATAAAACCTCACAACTGAATAATGGCTTACAATTAAGTCAGTTCAGTAAGACACAGTTCGATAGAGTCGAACTCGCTACCCCATCGACTCGATTACTGTTGTAGCGAGTTGTTCTTCTAGTTCGTCAACTGCAGTCACGAGGAGATCGGGGACCTCATCAGTGAAAATCTCCCCCTGCATCCGATATTTGGGCGCAGAGACTGCGAGCGAGCCGAGAACACTTCCGTCAGAGC from the Natrinema sp. HArc-T2 genome contains:
- a CDS encoding IclR family transcriptional regulator translates to MGRANTPVESVETLLSVVEFLEQSGEAGVTEIAKAVDVSKSTVHNHLTTLRQRGYVVNEDGQYRLGLRFLRIGETTRMRTDLFEIARPQIETLVEGTDLVGNLAVEELGSGVYLYRSRGSDEIEFSTRAGERHDLHCTATGKSILAHVSPERFEALLDSIDLVSYTAQTITEKGELLDEVDRVRNRGIAFDEEEYGRGLRCVGVPIFGPDDTVIGAISLSGPAADMNGTWYRETLPERLQATKNRIEVNLRDY
- a CDS encoding zinc-binding dehydrogenase translates to MSTFEQHDRDWHVTGSGGLALVADVGDGLEEQGRIEVGDLVHVYSGQFDALSPKAGRDPMYADFTIQGYQTPDGSHQQFMIAQGTQLFEPPENLDLTKAGSCILTMGTIYRALFNTLDVDPGSNLFVEGASTGTGRDAVQMATSRNMNITGLVSSDERGERALDNGADAYIDRKRPELVDAMRMVPNDPEEWDDWEAAGEPLLEEYREKNDGELADYVVSHAGAHAFSRSYQLLDEGGRLTFFGASTGYEMAFMGKSGQTTPEAVFHRADLQAGDPTLVWYGTPEDIDGTHDTVAEAAVQTALEHNARVAVVTATDEQAEYVESEYDVEGTVSIETLNEESDGFEYLDSLPHLPDPSEPDALAATIGEYMGKMFKPMGIAVSDLLATPNNPRGNPEVVFERASQNTLALSTMLCAPFEGKVVFSEDMSGQRHSFYAPQVWMRQRRIYMPTTEIFGTHMKNTYEVLEMNEEIELDVFDVPGTHLTPWEDTPKAHQDLWENNHEEGSYVINHALPDDGLQSKEELFDEWGVN
- a CDS encoding BCCT family transporter, encoding MVDGWYLLGLEDTNRSEKSLFFLSIGLVVGLAVVGIVSPSLLNSTMTSAYDFVLNYFGWWFILLSLVLTVAMIVFSFSRYGRLRIGGQDAEPEFSYFSWISMIFTVGFASAVIFWGVAEPIYIVSSPPNPLPVQGAPVESVALAFMYMHDIFPAIMAWYLPVSLAFGLIVWNDDEFKFSSMLKPILDEERWGALYWVTDLMALVTMIGGLATTLGFIGQQLSTIMSNVFGFSSGIVTYGLFGIIGLIFLGDVWLGLRSGIQNMARATMVVIAVLMSILVFVGPSMFMAELGLDSLGIWLNNLPRLMLYTDPVDRSLWPQDWTSFWWAWYAAWGLFVGSFVARVSKGRTVRETTIGLSIVPAGFLFVQHAILGGWALSSSNYGPVSTALSEQGIPAALAEAINVTPLTSVLGVLFILALTGYVITSLDSAVFMLAAIAMGNEEPNARNRAIWGLVLAALGVMTLSLPGTRALESFSVVLGLPFTIFFLVIVYAMIVTARRRYQSNFVEYSPREQRAPANRTDLAEDDD
- a CDS encoding acetate--CoA ligase family protein codes for the protein MSTLNNSAEHPSLQLERVFNPETVAVIGASKDTSKRGNQTIKDLQESGYDGEIYPVNPKYDSEIRGLTVYDSVAATPGTIDLAFIATPAETIPDIVEECGDAGAAGAVVIAAGFSEAGEEGLEAAIRDTARDCGVALIGPNIQGIYNLHTGLNLLGGYEMPKGNIALLAQSGNIGLEFGSHAEGRNSTGFSFNIGVGNETDLEFHDYLEFLDDDEHTDAIALYVDGMSDGRAFLQTAREVVQTTPIVVLKGGLTEEGKQSVQSHTASLAGDSDVLDAAYEQAGVIQVNRSDHVVPVADALAKLPPAAGDNVAILTDGGGNATLAADSLSNRGLSVTALSESTRERLRELVPDAPNVTNPVDMMGLQGDGDLSIFYDCAEALVADPAVDSLLLTGVFGAYESRGPGDGDTGQEPDVARRIASLVEEYDTSIAVHCIYGTQGSPALDALEEAGVPTYGSLDVAIASLEKLSQYGAHLSTADTKSTFQLGGGHEQHSLVRDALDAGKRQLSEFHSKQLLDAEGLPVAPFDLVTTAAEAADAAAEYEGPVAMKAVSDDIVHKTEADCVALDVDTEAAVRENFTTLVDNAKSYDPNCVVDGVLVSPMLDPAVELIVGVLRDEEVGSVLMFGVGGIFVEVMRDVAFRALPLTEHDARSLVNEIDAQELLDGVRGNAGIDREALVDLLVDVSEIATANPSITELDLNPVFASPDGTVIADASIILDTDE